The following are from one region of the Vulpes vulpes isolate BD-2025 chromosome 14, VulVul3, whole genome shotgun sequence genome:
- the ADISSP gene encoding adipose-secreted signaling protein isoform X1: MAAANKGNKPRVRSIRFAAGHDAEGSQSHVHFDEKLHDSVVMVTQESDSSFLVKVGFLKILHRYEITFTLPPVHRLSKDIREAPVPSLHLKLLSVMPVPEGVSLAQVLEACSLPAGSYSVKCEYAAHKEGVLKEEMLLACEGGAGTCVRVTVQARVMDRHHGTPMLLDGVKCVGAELEYDSEHSDWHGFD, from the exons ATGGCTGCAGCCAACAAGG GCAATAAGCCCAGAGTCCGGAGTATCCGCTTTGCAGCAGGCCATGATGCAGAAGGCTCCCAGAGCCATGTCCACTTTGATGAGAAGCTGCATGACTCTGTGGTCATGGTCACCCAGGAGAGTGACAGCAGCTTTCTGGTCAAG GTTGGCTTCCTGAAGATCCTGCACAGGTATGAGATTACCTTCACTCTGCCCCCAGTGCACAGGCTGAGCAAGGACATCCGAGAAGCACCAGTCCCCAGCCTACACCTCAAGCTCCTCAGCGTCATGCCCGTCCCAGAAGGTGTGTCCCTTGCTCAGGTGCTGGAGGCCTGTTCTCTTCCAGCAGGAA GTTACAGTGTCAAGTGTGAGTATGCAGCGCACAAGGAGGGCGTCCTGAAGGAGGAGATGCTGCTAGCCTGTGAAGGTGGCGCTGGCACCTGTGTGCGAGTGACAGTGCAGGCCCGCGTCATGG ACCGACACCATGGCACACCCATGCTGCTTGATGGGGTCAAGTGCGTGGGTGCTGAGCTAGAATACGACTCAGAGCACAGCGACTGGCACGGCTTCGACTGA
- the ADISSP gene encoding adipose-secreted signaling protein isoform X2, which produces MAAANKGNKPRVRSIRFAAGHDAEGSQSHVHFDEKLHDSVVMVTQESDSSFLVKVGFLKILHRYEITFTLPPVHRLSKDIREAPVPSLHLKLLSVMPVPEGYSVKCEYAAHKEGVLKEEMLLACEGGAGTCVRVTVQARVMDRHHGTPMLLDGVKCVGAELEYDSEHSDWHGFD; this is translated from the exons ATGGCTGCAGCCAACAAGG GCAATAAGCCCAGAGTCCGGAGTATCCGCTTTGCAGCAGGCCATGATGCAGAAGGCTCCCAGAGCCATGTCCACTTTGATGAGAAGCTGCATGACTCTGTGGTCATGGTCACCCAGGAGAGTGACAGCAGCTTTCTGGTCAAG GTTGGCTTCCTGAAGATCCTGCACAGGTATGAGATTACCTTCACTCTGCCCCCAGTGCACAGGCTGAGCAAGGACATCCGAGAAGCACCAGTCCCCAGCCTACACCTCAAGCTCCTCAGCGTCATGCCCGTCCCAGAAG GTTACAGTGTCAAGTGTGAGTATGCAGCGCACAAGGAGGGCGTCCTGAAGGAGGAGATGCTGCTAGCCTGTGAAGGTGGCGCTGGCACCTGTGTGCGAGTGACAGTGCAGGCCCGCGTCATGG ACCGACACCATGGCACACCCATGCTGCTTGATGGGGTCAAGTGCGTGGGTGCTGAGCTAGAATACGACTCAGAGCACAGCGACTGGCACGGCTTCGACTGA